The following coding sequences are from one Rhipicephalus microplus isolate Deutch F79 chromosome 3, USDA_Rmic, whole genome shotgun sequence window:
- the LOC119159853 gene encoding uncharacterized protein LOC119159853: MAGYMTACVLALGVLTYGTMVLTNAEKPTGEAGSVRTVAFNAEERIDVRQQDSLAERTFGRIEGRQLDSLAGATFSRTEARQLDSLAGATFGRSAGRQLDSLAGATFGRSNDRQLDSLAGATFGRGDARQLDSLAGATFGRSDDRQLDSLAGATFGRSDERQLDSLAGATFGRSDERQLDSLAGATFGRSDDRQLDSLAGATFGRNDERQLDSLAGATFGRSDDRQLDSLAGATFGRNDDRQLDSLAGATFGRGEARQLDSLAGATFGKSDDRQLDSLAGATFGRNDERQLDSLAGATFGRSDDRQLDSLAGATFGRNHDRQLDSLAGATFGRGEARQLDSLAGATFGKSDDRQLDSLAGATFGRSDERQLDSLAGATFGRSGERQLDSLAGATFGRSDERQLDSLAGATFGRSDERQLDSLAGATFGRSDDHQLDSLAGATFGRNDDRQLDSLAGATFGRSDDRQLDSLAGATFGRGNERQLDSLAGATFG; this comes from the coding sequence GCACCATGGTTCTTACAAATGCTGAAAAGCCTACAGGAGAAGCAGGTTCCGTTCGTACAGTTGCTTTCAATGCAGAAGAGAGGATTGATGTTCGTCAGCAGGACTCCTTAGCTGAACGTACTTTCGGTAGGATCGAAGGCCGTCAACTAGACTCGCTAGCTGGAGCCACCTTCAGCAGGACAGAAGCCCGACAACTAGACTCGCTAGCAGGAGCCACCTTCGGTAGGAGTGCGGGTCGCCAACTAGACTCGTTGGCTGGAGCGACTTTCGGTAGGAGCAATGACCGTCAGCTCGACTCATTAGCAGGAGCCACCTTCGGTAGGGGCGATGCCCGTCAACTAGACTCGTTAGCAGGAGCGACCTTCGGTAGGAGCGATGACCGTCAACTAGACTCGTTAGCAGGGGCCACCTTTGGAAGAAGTGATGAACGTCAGCTCGACTCGTTAGCGGGGGCCACATTCGGTAGGAGCGACGAGCGTCAGCTCGACTCGTTAGCAGGAGCTACCTTTGGTAGGAGCGATGACCGTCAACTAGACTCGTTAGCAGGTGCCACCTTTGGTAGAAACGATGAACGTCAGCTCGACTCGTTAGCAGGAGCTACCTTTGGTAGGAGCGATGACCGTCAACTAGACTCGTTAGCAGGTGCCACCTTTGGTAGAAACGATGACCGTCAGCTCGACTCATTAGCAGGAGCCACCTTCGGTAGGGGCGAAGCCCGTCAACTAGACTCGTTAGCAGGAGCGACCTTCGGTAAAAGCGATGACCGTCAACTAGACTCATTAGCAGGTGCCACTTTTGGTAGAAACGATGAACGTCAGCTCGACTCGTTAGCAGGAGCTACCTTTGGTAGGAGCGATGACCGTCAACTAGATTCGTTAGCAGGTGCCACCTTTGGTAGAAACCATGACCGTCAGCTCGACTCATTGGCAGGAGCCACCTTCGGTAGGGGCGAAGCCCGTCAACTAGACTCGTTAGCAGGAGCGACCTTCGGTAAAAGCGATGACCGTCAACTAGACTCGTTAGCAGGTGCCACCTTTGGAAGAAGCGATGAGCGCCAGCTCGACTCGTTAGCGGGAGCCACCTTCGGTAGGAGCGGTGAGCGTCAGCTCGACTCGTTAGCAGGAGCCACCTTTGGAAGAAGCGATGAGCGTCAGCTCGACTCGTTAGCGGGGGCCACCTTCGGTAGGAGTGATGAGCGGCAGCTCGACTCGTTAGCAGGAGCTACCTTTGGTAGGAGCGATGACCATCAACTAGACTCGTTAGCAGGTGCCACCTTTGGTAGAAACGATGACCGTCAGCTCGACTCGTTAGCAGGAGCCACCTTTGGTAGGAGCGATGACCGTCAACTAGACTCGTTAGCAGGTGCCACTTTCGGCAGAGGCAATGAGCGTCAGCTCGATTCGTTAGCTGGGGCTACGTTTGGCTGA